In Perognathus longimembris pacificus isolate PPM17 chromosome 3, ASM2315922v1, whole genome shotgun sequence, a single window of DNA contains:
- the Trim13 gene encoding E3 ubiquitin-protein ligase TRIM13 isoform X2, which translates to MKTKSGNRPLACQPKRERNPDCFALGNSNPAENTCLPGTEDVMELLEEDLTCPICCSLFDDPRVLPCSHNFCKKCLEGLLEGNVRNSLWRPSPFKCPTCRKETSATGVNSLQVNYSLKGIVEKYNKIKISPKMPVCKGHLGQPLNIFCLTDMQLICGICATRGDHTKHVFCSIEDAYAQERDAFESLFQSFETWRRGDALSRLDTLETSKRKSLQLLTKDSDKVKEFFEKLQHTLDQKKNEILSDFETMKLAVMQAYDPEINKLNTILQEQRMAFNIAEAFKDVSEPIIFLQQMQEFREKIKVIKETPLPPSNLPSSPLMKNFDTSQWEDIKLVDVDKLSLPQDTGTFISKIPWSFYQLFMVVLLLGLIFFCPTLFLEWSLFDELAKWKDHLSNFTSYLTKSACFIEQSVFYWEQMADVLFILSERVKNFTLVVLNNVAEFVCKYKLL; encoded by the exons CGGCCTCTAGCTTGTCAGCCCAAACGAGAAAGAAACCCTGATTGCTTTGCCCTGGGAAATAGTAATCCTGCCGAAAACACCTGCTTGCCGGGGACAGAG GATGTGATGGAGCTGCTTGAAGAAGATCTCACCTGCCCAATTTGTTGCAGTCTGTTTGATGATCCTAGAGTTTTGCCTTGCTCACACAACTTCTGCAAAAAATGCTTAGAAGGTCTCTTAGAGGGAAATGTGCGCAATTCATTGTGGAGACCATCTCCTTTCAAGTGCCCTACATGCCGTAAGGAAACTTCAGCTACTGGAGTCAATAGTCTGCAGGTTAATTACTCCCTGAAGGGTATTGTGGAGAAGTATAACAAAATCAAGATCTCTCCCAAAATGCCAGTGTGCAAAGGACACTTGGGCCAACCTCTCAATATTTTCTGCTTAACTGATATGCAGCTGATTTGTGGGATCTGTGCTACTCGGGGTGACCACACCAAGCATGTCTTCTGTTCTATTGAAGATGCCTATGCTCAGGAAAGGGATGCCTTTGAGTCCCTCTTTCAGAGTTTTGAGACCTGGCGTCGGGGAGATGCTCTTTCTCGCTTAGATACCTTGGAAACTAGCAAGAGGAAATCCTTACAGTTACTGACTAAAGATTCAGATAAAGTGAAGGAATTTTTTGAGAAGTTACAACATACTCTGGatcaaaagaagaatgaaatcctgTCTGACTTTGAGACCATGAAACTTGCAGTCATGCAAGCCTACGATCCAGAAATCAACAAACTCAATACCATTTTGCAGGAGCAACGGATGGCATTTAACATTGCTGAGGCTTTCAAGGATGTATCAGAACCGATTATATTTCTGCAGCAGATGCAGGAGTTTAGGGAGAAAATCAAAGTTATCAAGGAAACACCTTTGCCTCCCTCTAATTTGCCTTCAAGCCCTTTAATGAAGAATTTTGATACTAGTCAGTGGGAGGACATAAAACTAGTAGATGTGGATAAACTCTCCTTACCTCAAGATACTGGCACATTCATTAGCAAGATTCCTTGGAGCTTCTACCAGCTGTTTATGGTAGTCCTTCTGCTTggccttatttttttctgtcctacCTTATTCCTAGAATGGTCTTTATTTGATGAGTTGGCAAAGTGGAAGGACCATCTTTCAAACTTCACTTCTTACCTGACTAAATCAGCTTGTTTTATAGAACAATCAGTTTTTTATTGGGAACAAATGGCAGATGTGCTTTTCATTTTGAGTGAAAGAGTTAAGAATTTTACTTTGGTGGTACTGAACAATGTGGCAGAATTTGTGTGCAAATATAAACTATTATAA
- the Trim13 gene encoding E3 ubiquitin-protein ligase TRIM13 isoform X1: MIRVKNTDLVPEKHLLFSQRPLACQPKRERNPDCFALGNSNPAENTCLPGTEDVMELLEEDLTCPICCSLFDDPRVLPCSHNFCKKCLEGLLEGNVRNSLWRPSPFKCPTCRKETSATGVNSLQVNYSLKGIVEKYNKIKISPKMPVCKGHLGQPLNIFCLTDMQLICGICATRGDHTKHVFCSIEDAYAQERDAFESLFQSFETWRRGDALSRLDTLETSKRKSLQLLTKDSDKVKEFFEKLQHTLDQKKNEILSDFETMKLAVMQAYDPEINKLNTILQEQRMAFNIAEAFKDVSEPIIFLQQMQEFREKIKVIKETPLPPSNLPSSPLMKNFDTSQWEDIKLVDVDKLSLPQDTGTFISKIPWSFYQLFMVVLLLGLIFFCPTLFLEWSLFDELAKWKDHLSNFTSYLTKSACFIEQSVFYWEQMADVLFILSERVKNFTLVVLNNVAEFVCKYKLL, from the exons atgataagggTTAAGAACACAGATCTGGTGCCTGAAAAACACCTTCTCTTCTCGCAGCGGCCTCTAGCTTGTCAGCCCAAACGAGAAAGAAACCCTGATTGCTTTGCCCTGGGAAATAGTAATCCTGCCGAAAACACCTGCTTGCCGGGGACAGAG GATGTGATGGAGCTGCTTGAAGAAGATCTCACCTGCCCAATTTGTTGCAGTCTGTTTGATGATCCTAGAGTTTTGCCTTGCTCACACAACTTCTGCAAAAAATGCTTAGAAGGTCTCTTAGAGGGAAATGTGCGCAATTCATTGTGGAGACCATCTCCTTTCAAGTGCCCTACATGCCGTAAGGAAACTTCAGCTACTGGAGTCAATAGTCTGCAGGTTAATTACTCCCTGAAGGGTATTGTGGAGAAGTATAACAAAATCAAGATCTCTCCCAAAATGCCAGTGTGCAAAGGACACTTGGGCCAACCTCTCAATATTTTCTGCTTAACTGATATGCAGCTGATTTGTGGGATCTGTGCTACTCGGGGTGACCACACCAAGCATGTCTTCTGTTCTATTGAAGATGCCTATGCTCAGGAAAGGGATGCCTTTGAGTCCCTCTTTCAGAGTTTTGAGACCTGGCGTCGGGGAGATGCTCTTTCTCGCTTAGATACCTTGGAAACTAGCAAGAGGAAATCCTTACAGTTACTGACTAAAGATTCAGATAAAGTGAAGGAATTTTTTGAGAAGTTACAACATACTCTGGatcaaaagaagaatgaaatcctgTCTGACTTTGAGACCATGAAACTTGCAGTCATGCAAGCCTACGATCCAGAAATCAACAAACTCAATACCATTTTGCAGGAGCAACGGATGGCATTTAACATTGCTGAGGCTTTCAAGGATGTATCAGAACCGATTATATTTCTGCAGCAGATGCAGGAGTTTAGGGAGAAAATCAAAGTTATCAAGGAAACACCTTTGCCTCCCTCTAATTTGCCTTCAAGCCCTTTAATGAAGAATTTTGATACTAGTCAGTGGGAGGACATAAAACTAGTAGATGTGGATAAACTCTCCTTACCTCAAGATACTGGCACATTCATTAGCAAGATTCCTTGGAGCTTCTACCAGCTGTTTATGGTAGTCCTTCTGCTTggccttatttttttctgtcctacCTTATTCCTAGAATGGTCTTTATTTGATGAGTTGGCAAAGTGGAAGGACCATCTTTCAAACTTCACTTCTTACCTGACTAAATCAGCTTGTTTTATAGAACAATCAGTTTTTTATTGGGAACAAATGGCAGATGTGCTTTTCATTTTGAGTGAAAGAGTTAAGAATTTTACTTTGGTGGTACTGAACAATGTGGCAGAATTTGTGTGCAAATATAAACTATTATAA
- the Trim13 gene encoding E3 ubiquitin-protein ligase TRIM13 isoform X3 has product MELLEEDLTCPICCSLFDDPRVLPCSHNFCKKCLEGLLEGNVRNSLWRPSPFKCPTCRKETSATGVNSLQVNYSLKGIVEKYNKIKISPKMPVCKGHLGQPLNIFCLTDMQLICGICATRGDHTKHVFCSIEDAYAQERDAFESLFQSFETWRRGDALSRLDTLETSKRKSLQLLTKDSDKVKEFFEKLQHTLDQKKNEILSDFETMKLAVMQAYDPEINKLNTILQEQRMAFNIAEAFKDVSEPIIFLQQMQEFREKIKVIKETPLPPSNLPSSPLMKNFDTSQWEDIKLVDVDKLSLPQDTGTFISKIPWSFYQLFMVVLLLGLIFFCPTLFLEWSLFDELAKWKDHLSNFTSYLTKSACFIEQSVFYWEQMADVLFILSERVKNFTLVVLNNVAEFVCKYKLL; this is encoded by the coding sequence ATGGAGCTGCTTGAAGAAGATCTCACCTGCCCAATTTGTTGCAGTCTGTTTGATGATCCTAGAGTTTTGCCTTGCTCACACAACTTCTGCAAAAAATGCTTAGAAGGTCTCTTAGAGGGAAATGTGCGCAATTCATTGTGGAGACCATCTCCTTTCAAGTGCCCTACATGCCGTAAGGAAACTTCAGCTACTGGAGTCAATAGTCTGCAGGTTAATTACTCCCTGAAGGGTATTGTGGAGAAGTATAACAAAATCAAGATCTCTCCCAAAATGCCAGTGTGCAAAGGACACTTGGGCCAACCTCTCAATATTTTCTGCTTAACTGATATGCAGCTGATTTGTGGGATCTGTGCTACTCGGGGTGACCACACCAAGCATGTCTTCTGTTCTATTGAAGATGCCTATGCTCAGGAAAGGGATGCCTTTGAGTCCCTCTTTCAGAGTTTTGAGACCTGGCGTCGGGGAGATGCTCTTTCTCGCTTAGATACCTTGGAAACTAGCAAGAGGAAATCCTTACAGTTACTGACTAAAGATTCAGATAAAGTGAAGGAATTTTTTGAGAAGTTACAACATACTCTGGatcaaaagaagaatgaaatcctgTCTGACTTTGAGACCATGAAACTTGCAGTCATGCAAGCCTACGATCCAGAAATCAACAAACTCAATACCATTTTGCAGGAGCAACGGATGGCATTTAACATTGCTGAGGCTTTCAAGGATGTATCAGAACCGATTATATTTCTGCAGCAGATGCAGGAGTTTAGGGAGAAAATCAAAGTTATCAAGGAAACACCTTTGCCTCCCTCTAATTTGCCTTCAAGCCCTTTAATGAAGAATTTTGATACTAGTCAGTGGGAGGACATAAAACTAGTAGATGTGGATAAACTCTCCTTACCTCAAGATACTGGCACATTCATTAGCAAGATTCCTTGGAGCTTCTACCAGCTGTTTATGGTAGTCCTTCTGCTTggccttatttttttctgtcctacCTTATTCCTAGAATGGTCTTTATTTGATGAGTTGGCAAAGTGGAAGGACCATCTTTCAAACTTCACTTCTTACCTGACTAAATCAGCTTGTTTTATAGAACAATCAGTTTTTTATTGGGAACAAATGGCAGATGTGCTTTTCATTTTGAGTGAAAGAGTTAAGAATTTTACTTTGGTGGTACTGAACAATGTGGCAGAATTTGTGTGCAAATATAAACTATTATAA